The Ciceribacter thiooxidans genome window below encodes:
- a CDS encoding phage baseplate assembly protein V has protein sequence MSCEDEKFFGKYRGKVELNIDPLGLGRVQVSVADVMGDGTLAWAMPCLPGAGPGIGFFAIPPSGANVWVEFERGDPDYPIWSGGFWDAGDTPAAMGPTQALTRIWAGDNFKLEVLDAPGMGELTLSVTTAMGEAVLKAGADAMELSFSGSTVKLGPDGVTINNGNLKVLP, from the coding sequence ATGAGCTGCGAGGACGAAAAATTCTTCGGCAAGTACCGCGGCAAGGTTGAACTCAACATCGACCCGCTGGGCCTCGGTCGGGTGCAGGTCAGCGTGGCGGACGTTATGGGCGATGGCACGCTTGCCTGGGCCATGCCCTGTCTGCCAGGAGCCGGGCCGGGCATAGGTTTCTTTGCCATCCCACCGTCGGGCGCCAATGTCTGGGTCGAGTTCGAACGCGGCGATCCGGACTATCCGATCTGGTCGGGCGGGTTCTGGGACGCCGGAGACACGCCGGCCGCGATGGGGCCGACGCAGGCGCTGACGCGGATCTGGGCGGGTGACAACTTCAAGCTCGAGGTGCTCGACGCGCCGGGCATGGGGGAACTCACGCTCAGCGTGACCACGGCCATGGGCGAGGCCGTACTGAAGGCTGGGGCAGACGCCATGGAGCTGAGCTTTTCCGGATCGACGGTCAAGCTTGGTCCCGATGGGGTCACGATCAACAACGGAAATCTGAAGGTGCTGCCATGA
- a CDS encoding GPW/gp25 family protein: MTWFSFPYRTSAAGTTAEADRDQQIRDMIEQVLFTRRGERLNRPEFGAGLHEMVFSENTPEIAAAVQHMVQGALQQWLVEVIELRGVRVEAVDSQLRVTVVYSRLGDDELRRAVVEGAI; encoded by the coding sequence ATGACCTGGTTTTCGTTCCCCTACCGGACCTCGGCAGCCGGAACCACGGCCGAGGCCGACCGCGACCAGCAGATCCGCGACATGATCGAGCAGGTGCTCTTTACGCGTCGTGGCGAGCGCCTCAATCGGCCTGAATTCGGGGCCGGGCTGCACGAAATGGTGTTTTCGGAGAACACGCCCGAGATTGCGGCGGCAGTCCAGCACATGGTTCAGGGTGCGCTCCAGCAATGGCTGGTCGAGGTGATCGAGCTGCGCGGCGTGCGGGTTGAGGCGGTGGACAGCCAGTTGCGGGTCACGGTGGTCTACAGCCGGCTCGGCGACGACGAGCTCCGCCGCGCCGTGGTGGAGGGCGCGATATGA